A genomic region of Halomonas aestuarii contains the following coding sequences:
- the cfa gene encoding cyclopropane fatty acyl phospholipid synthase, with product MTSDPRIGPIALPDTRARRVVERLLSGSGVTLNGDAPQDIRVLHPDFFSRILRQGSLGLGESYMEGWWECERIDQMATHMLLHGLGQHAHTPSERLMYRLQAGFLNLQSKTRAYMVGEVHYDLGNDLFERMLDDTMCYSCGYWKEADDLAGAQRAKLELACRKLDLKPGMKVLDIGCGWGSFAEHAARHHGVEVTGITISREQAALARERCAGLPVEILLQDYRDLDGLYDRIVSIGMFEHVGHRNYGTYFETVKRLLPEDGLFMLHTIGANRSEISADPWIHRYIFPNGVLPSAMHIARASEDHLLMEDWQNFGPDYDRTLMAWLANVDAHWHELAPRYNERTRRMFRYYLSVCAGAFRARHLQLWQVVFSKGRAGRYDAPR from the coding sequence ATGACCAGTGACCCCCGTATCGGCCCGATCGCCCTGCCCGATACCCGGGCGAGACGGGTCGTCGAACGACTGCTCTCGGGTTCAGGCGTCACGCTCAACGGTGACGCGCCGCAGGATATCCGCGTGCTGCACCCCGACTTCTTCTCGCGAATCCTGCGCCAGGGCTCCCTGGGGCTGGGCGAGTCCTACATGGAAGGCTGGTGGGAGTGTGAACGCATCGACCAGATGGCCACACACATGCTGCTGCATGGCCTGGGGCAACATGCCCACACACCGTCGGAGCGGCTCATGTACCGTCTCCAGGCGGGCTTCCTCAACCTCCAGAGCAAGACCCGGGCCTACATGGTTGGCGAGGTCCACTACGACCTGGGCAACGACCTCTTCGAGCGCATGCTCGATGACACCATGTGCTACTCCTGCGGCTACTGGAAGGAGGCCGATGACCTCGCCGGTGCCCAACGGGCCAAGCTCGAGCTGGCCTGTCGCAAGCTGGACCTGAAGCCGGGCATGAAGGTCCTCGACATCGGCTGCGGCTGGGGCAGCTTCGCCGAACATGCGGCACGCCACCATGGCGTCGAGGTCACCGGCATCACCATTTCCAGGGAGCAGGCGGCACTCGCCCGGGAGCGCTGCGCCGGCCTGCCGGTGGAGATACTGCTTCAGGACTACCGTGATCTCGACGGCCTCTACGACCGCATCGTCTCCATCGGCATGTTCGAGCACGTGGGGCACCGCAACTATGGCACCTATTTCGAGACGGTGAAGCGCCTGCTGCCCGAGGATGGCCTCTTCATGCTGCACACCATCGGGGCCAACCGCTCCGAGATCTCGGCGGACCCCTGGATCCATCGCTACATCTTCCCCAACGGCGTGCTGCCCTCGGCAATGCACATCGCGCGCGCCAGCGAGGATCATCTGCTGATGGAGGACTGGCAGAACTTCGGCCCGGACTACGACAGGACGCTGATGGCCTGGCTGGCGAACGTCGACGCCCACTGGCACGAGCTCGCCCCGCGCTACAACGAGCGAACCCGCCGGATGTTTCGCTACTACCTCTCCGTCTGCGCCGGGGCCTTCCGCGCCCGCCACCTCCAGCTCTGGCAGGTGGTCTTCTCCAAGGGGCGTGCCGGTCGCTACGATGCACCGCGCTGA